The following proteins are co-located in the Micromonospora coriariae genome:
- the pyk gene encoding pyruvate kinase gives MGVTRRAKIVCTLGPATSSPERIRGLVEAGMNVARLNFSHGSHADHESVYRLVREASEAAGKPVAILADLQGPKIRLGKFADGPHEWRTGDSVVITGDDIIGTKERVSCTYRKLPQEVKPGDRLLIDDGRVAVEVTDVTGNDIRCLVTEGGPVSNNKGVSLPNVAVSVPAMSEKDAEDLRFSLGLGVDLVALSFVRSAEDIKLVHGIMAEEGVFRPVLAKVEKPEAVDHLEAIVLAFDGVMVARGDLGVEMPLDEVPLVQKRAVQLCRENAKPVIVATQMLDSMIENSRPTRAEASDVANAVLDGADAVMLSGETSVGKYPVLTVSTMAKIVTTTEAGSIGVPRLQHDPRTHGGALTVAASSIARAINAKALVAFSQTGDTVRRLSRLHCDLPLLAFTPVPEVRSQLALTWGVETFLMPFVQHTDDMFRQVDQALLGLNRANPGDYVVIVAGSPPGTPGSTNTLRVHQLGSLVDAASARALQ, from the coding sequence ATGGGCGTGACACGCCGCGCGAAAATCGTCTGCACTCTTGGACCCGCCACCTCGTCCCCGGAGCGCATCCGGGGTCTCGTCGAGGCCGGCATGAACGTGGCGAGGCTCAACTTCAGCCACGGCAGCCACGCTGACCACGAGTCGGTCTATCGACTGGTCCGGGAGGCGTCCGAGGCGGCTGGCAAGCCGGTGGCCATCCTCGCCGACCTGCAGGGTCCCAAGATCCGGCTCGGCAAGTTCGCCGACGGCCCGCACGAGTGGCGCACCGGCGACTCGGTCGTGATCACCGGCGACGACATCATCGGCACCAAGGAGCGGGTCTCCTGCACGTACCGCAAGCTGCCGCAGGAGGTGAAGCCCGGTGACCGGCTGCTGATCGACGACGGCCGCGTCGCCGTCGAGGTCACCGACGTCACCGGCAACGACATCCGCTGCCTGGTCACCGAGGGCGGGCCGGTCTCCAACAACAAGGGCGTCTCGCTGCCCAACGTGGCGGTCAGCGTGCCCGCCATGTCGGAGAAGGACGCCGAGGACCTGCGCTTCTCCCTGGGGCTCGGGGTCGACCTGGTCGCCCTCTCGTTCGTCCGCTCCGCCGAGGACATCAAGCTCGTGCACGGCATCATGGCCGAGGAGGGCGTGTTCCGCCCGGTGCTGGCCAAGGTGGAGAAGCCGGAGGCGGTGGACCACCTGGAGGCCATCGTGCTGGCCTTCGACGGTGTGATGGTGGCCCGCGGCGACCTCGGCGTGGAGATGCCGCTGGATGAGGTCCCGCTGGTGCAGAAGCGGGCCGTGCAGCTGTGCCGGGAGAACGCCAAGCCGGTCATCGTGGCCACCCAGATGCTCGACTCCATGATCGAGAATTCCCGCCCCACCCGGGCGGAGGCCTCCGACGTGGCCAACGCGGTGCTCGACGGCGCGGACGCGGTGATGCTCTCCGGCGAGACCAGCGTCGGCAAGTACCCGGTGCTGACCGTCAGCACCATGGCCAAGATCGTGACGACCACCGAGGCCGGCTCGATCGGCGTGCCCCGGCTGCAGCACGACCCCCGTACGCACGGCGGTGCGCTCACCGTGGCCGCCTCGTCGATCGCCCGGGCCATCAACGCCAAGGCGCTCGTCGCCTTCTCGCAGACCGGCGACACCGTCCGGCGGCTCTCCCGGCTGCACTGCGACCTCCCGCTGCTGGCCTTCACCCCGGTCCCCGAGGTGCGCAGCCAGCTCGCCCTGACCTGGGGCGTGGAGACCTTCCTGATGCCGTTCGTGCAGCACACCGACGACATGTTCCGTCAGGTCGACCAGGCGCTGCTCGGCCTCAACCGGGCCAACCCGGGCGACTACGTGGTGATCGTGGCGGGCAGCCCGCCCGGCACCCCCGGCTCGACCAACACCCTGCGCGTCCACCAGCTCGGGTCGCTCGTCGACGCGGCGTCGGCGCGGGCGCTGCAGTGA
- a CDS encoding acyl-CoA thioesterase: protein MSDGRVAVGQAAVDQLLEVLDLDPTGEMTFRGMSPPVGPQRVYGGQVAGQALVAAGRTVDPERFVHSLHGYFVRPGDPVEPIEYQVENIRDGRSFSVRRAVALQHDKPIFFMSASFQRAEEGLDHQAPAPPDVPAPQDVPTMTDRLSRYPERLGIWGQIPRPIDVRYVGEPGWVRPGDRPADPHQRVWMRIDGKLPDDPLLHACALTYASDLTLLDSVLSVHGEVWGPGGVVGASLDHALWFHRPFRADEWFLYDCWSPSASGARGLATGRMFTTDGRQIASAVQEGLLRRVGA from the coding sequence GTGAGCGACGGCCGGGTCGCGGTCGGCCAGGCCGCGGTGGACCAGCTGCTGGAGGTCCTGGACCTGGACCCGACCGGGGAGATGACCTTCCGGGGGATGAGCCCCCCGGTCGGCCCGCAGCGGGTGTACGGCGGCCAGGTCGCCGGCCAGGCGCTGGTCGCGGCCGGCCGCACGGTCGACCCGGAGCGGTTCGTGCACTCCCTGCACGGCTACTTCGTCCGCCCCGGCGACCCGGTCGAGCCGATCGAGTACCAGGTGGAGAACATCCGCGACGGCCGGTCCTTCTCGGTCCGCCGCGCGGTGGCGCTGCAGCACGACAAGCCGATCTTCTTCATGTCGGCGTCCTTCCAGCGGGCCGAGGAGGGGTTGGACCACCAGGCGCCGGCCCCGCCGGACGTGCCCGCCCCGCAGGACGTGCCGACGATGACGGACCGCCTCTCCCGCTACCCGGAGCGGCTGGGCATCTGGGGTCAGATCCCGCGCCCGATCGACGTGCGCTACGTCGGCGAGCCCGGCTGGGTCCGTCCCGGTGACCGGCCGGCCGACCCGCACCAGCGGGTCTGGATGCGCATCGACGGCAAGCTGCCGGACGATCCGCTGCTGCACGCCTGCGCGCTCACCTACGCCTCGGACCTCACCCTGCTGGATTCGGTGCTCTCCGTGCACGGCGAGGTGTGGGGCCCGGGCGGGGTGGTCGGTGCGAGCCTCGATCACGCGCTCTGGTTTCACCGGCCGTTCCGGGCCGACGAGTGGTTCCTCTACGACTGCTGGAGCCCGTCGGCGTCCGGCGCTCGCGGGCTGGCCACCGGCCGGATGTTCACCACCGACGGCCGGCAGATCGCCAGTGCCGTGCAGGAGGGTCTGCTGCGCCGCGTGGGCGCCTGA
- a CDS encoding YceI family protein translates to MTDIATRTWDGMTIPVAGTYRLDQAHKRIGFLSRHMMVSPVRGEFAEATAQILVAEDPLLSSVTATIETASITTGSADRDTHLKSADFLDVERYPTLEYRSTGINWQGNEDPIFYWARLRKHRLGGRGRSHNLPPQSDPAPGRFVLTGELTVKGITRVVDLQVNFGGARRDPYGQNIFGFSATAEINREDYGLLWNVALESGGVLVGKTVQIEIAGEGIHQP, encoded by the coding sequence ATGACCGATATCGCGACACGCACCTGGGATGGCATGACCATCCCGGTCGCCGGCACCTATCGTCTCGATCAGGCGCACAAGCGGATCGGTTTCCTGTCCCGGCACATGATGGTGAGCCCGGTGCGGGGCGAATTCGCCGAGGCGACCGCACAGATCCTGGTGGCGGAGGACCCGCTGCTCTCCTCGGTGACCGCCACCATCGAGACGGCGAGCATCACCACCGGGAGTGCCGACCGGGACACGCACCTGAAGAGTGCCGACTTCCTCGACGTGGAGCGTTATCCCACCCTTGAATATCGAAGCACGGGTATCAACTGGCAGGGCAACGAGGATCCAATTTTCTACTGGGCCCGCCTGCGAAAGCATCGACTCGGTGGACGAGGCAGAAGTCACAATCTCCCACCGCAGTCGGACCCGGCACCCGGACGATTCGTACTCACCGGTGAGTTGACGGTGAAGGGCATCACCCGGGTGGTCGACCTGCAGGTGAATTTCGGCGGCGCTCGGCGCGATCCCTACGGGCAGAACATCTTCGGATTCAGCGCGACGGCGGAAATCAACCGCGAGGACTACGGCCTGCTCTGGAATGTCGCGCTCGAAAGTGGCGGCGTTCTGGTCGGAAAGACCGTGCAGATCGAGATCGCCGGTGAGGGCATCCACCAGCCCTGA
- a CDS encoding RrF2 family transcriptional regulator: MRLSARVDYALRAAAELAATASGPGRGRPVTADQIARAQEIPPKFLESILLQLRRGGIVHAQRGPEGGYWLARPAEEISLAEVIRVIDGPLAHVRGQRPEALGYHGPASALQEVWIALRASEREILELVSVGDVAANTLPARVTELAADPRAWI, from the coding sequence ATGCGCCTCTCCGCCCGGGTCGACTATGCCCTCCGCGCGGCCGCCGAGCTCGCCGCGACGGCCAGCGGTCCCGGGCGGGGCCGGCCGGTCACGGCCGATCAGATCGCCCGGGCCCAGGAGATTCCGCCGAAGTTCCTGGAGAGCATCCTGCTCCAGCTGCGCCGGGGTGGCATCGTGCACGCCCAGCGTGGCCCGGAGGGCGGCTACTGGCTGGCCCGTCCCGCCGAGGAGATCTCCCTCGCGGAGGTTATCCGGGTGATCGACGGGCCCCTCGCGCACGTACGCGGGCAGCGCCCGGAAGCGCTCGGCTATCACGGCCCGGCCAGCGCGCTCCAGGAGGTCTGGATCGCGCTGCGGGCCAGCGAGCGGGAGATCCTGGAGCTGGTCAGCGTTGGCGACGTGGCCGCGAACACGCTGCCGGCCCGGGTCACCGAGCTGGCCGCCGACCCGCGCGCCTGGATCTGA
- a CDS encoding sulfite exporter TauE/SafE family protein: MRKLLVLALVGLAAQLIDGSLGMAYGLTSSTLLLVAGVAPAAASASVHLAEIGTTLAAGVAHWRFGNVDWRVVTRIALPGAIGAFAGATVLSSISTESAAPWMAGILFTLGAYLLVRFARPLRTDRVGGRLRGRFLGPLGLVAGFVDATGGGGWGPVATPALLVSGRMEPRKVIGSVDTAEFVVAGAASVGFLIGLGSEGFLLPTVAALLIGGLVAAPLAAWLVRIVPAQLLGAAVGGVIVLTNARTLIRSAELDGPVRPAVYAVLAAGWLAALVLAVRALRRTRRARATAVPATASDAPAAGVPAAPAATGAVPAELAGTGTPAAR, from the coding sequence GTGCGCAAGCTGCTGGTCCTCGCTCTGGTCGGGCTCGCCGCGCAGCTGATCGACGGCTCGCTCGGCATGGCGTACGGGCTGACGTCGTCCACCCTGCTGCTGGTCGCCGGGGTCGCCCCGGCCGCCGCGTCGGCGTCGGTGCACCTGGCCGAGATCGGCACCACGCTCGCCGCCGGGGTGGCGCACTGGCGGTTCGGCAACGTGGACTGGCGGGTGGTGACCCGCATCGCGCTGCCCGGCGCGATCGGCGCGTTCGCCGGTGCCACGGTGCTCAGCTCGATCTCCACCGAGTCGGCCGCGCCGTGGATGGCCGGCATTCTCTTCACGCTCGGCGCGTACCTGCTGGTCCGCTTCGCCCGACCGCTGCGTACCGACCGGGTCGGCGGGCGGCTGCGCGGTCGCTTTCTCGGTCCGCTCGGCCTGGTCGCCGGCTTCGTCGACGCCACCGGCGGCGGTGGCTGGGGTCCGGTCGCCACTCCGGCGCTGCTGGTCTCCGGCCGTATGGAGCCGCGCAAGGTGATCGGCTCGGTGGACACGGCCGAGTTCGTGGTGGCGGGCGCGGCCAGCGTCGGCTTCCTGATCGGGCTGGGCAGCGAGGGATTCCTGCTGCCCACCGTCGCCGCGCTGCTCATCGGTGGGCTCGTCGCGGCCCCGCTGGCCGCGTGGCTGGTGCGTATCGTGCCGGCCCAACTGCTCGGCGCGGCGGTCGGTGGCGTGATCGTCCTGACCAACGCCCGCACCCTGATCCGGTCCGCCGAGCTGGACGGTCCGGTCCGCCCCGCGGTATACGCAGTGCTGGCGGCGGGCTGGCTGGCCGCGCTGGTGCTGGCCGTGCGGGCCCTGCGCCGTACCCGCCGGGCCCGCGCCACCGCCGTGCCCGCGACCGCGAGCGACGCCCCCGCCGCCGGCGTTCCTGCCGCCCCGGCGGCCACCGGCGCCGTCCCGGCCGAGCTCGCCGGCACAGGTACGCCAGCCGCACGCTGA
- a CDS encoding pyridoxal-dependent decarboxylase, producing the protein MSAPHMDPDEFRRAGHAVIDWIADYWATLEQRPVAPADPPGTVAAALPATPPTASEPVDAVLADLDAIVVPGLTHWQHPGFFGYFPANTSGPSLLGDLVSSGLGVQGMLWASSPACTELETVMMDWLAQLLDLPQRFRSTGSGGGVIQDSASSATLVATLAALHRASGGRWRDAGIDRRYRAYTSVHGHSSIEKAVRIAGLGSDGVRPIEADPETLALRPAALRAAIEADLAVGEIPAIVVATIGTTSTTAIDPLPEIGAICAEYGIWLHVDAAYAGAAAVCPELRWSHTGLEYADSYCFDPHKWLLTGFDCDAFWVADRGELVEALTVLPEFLRNAASESGAVIDYRDWQVPLGRRFRALKLWFVLRWYGVEGLRAHIRSGVALAARFADRVRADDRFELAAAHPFSLVCFRLRADDDTNAELLARLNGTGRVHLTHTRVAGRYTLRLAVGSPQTAERHVDEAWTLLTTTADELLHP; encoded by the coding sequence GTGAGCGCCCCACACATGGACCCCGACGAGTTCCGCCGCGCCGGCCACGCCGTCATCGACTGGATCGCCGACTACTGGGCCACACTGGAGCAGCGTCCGGTCGCTCCGGCCGACCCGCCGGGCACTGTGGCGGCCGCCCTGCCGGCCACCCCGCCCACCGCCAGCGAGCCGGTCGACGCGGTCCTCGCCGACCTGGACGCGATAGTCGTACCGGGGTTGACCCACTGGCAGCACCCAGGCTTCTTCGGCTACTTCCCGGCCAACACCTCCGGCCCGAGCCTGCTCGGCGACCTGGTCAGCTCCGGGCTCGGCGTGCAGGGCATGCTCTGGGCCAGCAGCCCGGCCTGCACCGAGCTGGAGACCGTGATGATGGACTGGCTGGCCCAGTTGCTGGACCTGCCGCAGCGGTTCCGCTCGACCGGCAGCGGCGGCGGGGTGATCCAGGATTCAGCCTCCTCGGCGACCCTGGTGGCCACCCTCGCCGCGCTGCACCGGGCCAGCGGCGGTCGCTGGCGCGACGCCGGCATCGACCGGCGCTACCGGGCGTACACCTCCGTGCACGGGCACTCCTCCATCGAGAAGGCCGTGCGGATCGCCGGGCTGGGCAGCGACGGAGTCCGCCCGATCGAGGCGGACCCGGAGACCCTGGCGCTACGGCCGGCCGCGCTGCGCGCCGCGATCGAGGCCGACCTGGCCGTCGGGGAGATCCCCGCCATCGTGGTCGCCACCATCGGCACCACCTCCACCACCGCCATCGACCCGCTGCCGGAGATCGGGGCGATCTGCGCCGAGTACGGGATCTGGCTGCACGTGGACGCCGCGTACGCGGGCGCCGCCGCCGTCTGCCCGGAGCTGCGCTGGTCGCACACCGGCCTGGAGTACGCCGATTCGTACTGCTTCGACCCGCACAAGTGGCTGCTCACCGGCTTCGACTGCGACGCGTTCTGGGTGGCCGACCGCGGGGAGCTGGTCGAGGCGCTGACCGTGCTGCCGGAGTTCCTGCGCAACGCGGCCAGCGAATCCGGTGCGGTGATCGACTATCGGGACTGGCAGGTGCCGCTGGGCCGCCGGTTCCGGGCCCTGAAGCTGTGGTTCGTGCTGCGCTGGTACGGCGTCGAAGGGCTGCGCGCGCACATCCGCTCCGGGGTGGCGCTGGCCGCCCGGTTCGCCGACCGGGTACGCGCCGACGACCGGTTCGAGCTGGCCGCGGCGCACCCGTTCTCGCTGGTCTGCTTCCGGCTGCGCGCCGACGACGACACCAACGCCGAGTTGCTGGCCCGGCTCAACGGCACCGGGCGGGTGCACCTGACGCACACCCGGGTGGCCGGCCGGTACACGTTGCGGCTGGCGGTCGGCTCGCCGCAGACCGCCGAACGGCACGTCGACGAGGCGTGGACGCTCTTGACCACCACCGCCGACGAGCTGCTCCACCCGTGA
- a CDS encoding rhamnogalacturonan lyase family protein yields the protein MHQSRHRLILLAGTTAAAVAAGTLGTVVASAAAAGCRVDYQVTNQWQGGFGAAVTVTNLGDPVTGWSLTWSYAAGQQVTQAWNAAVTQTGAQVTARNVDHNAAIATNGTAAFGFNGSWTGGNPAPASFALNGATCTGAVPTAGPTTTPPSTPPPTTAPPPSAGAVQMEDLDRGLISVRSGSGNLVSWRLLGTETSGVAFNLYRGSTRVNASPITGATSYLDSGAAAGSAYTVRAVVGGAEQAASAPALQFRDGYLDVPLQVPAGGSTPTGENYTYSASDASVGDLDGDGSYEIVLKWEPSNAKDNSQSGYTGSVYVDAYTLAGARLWRVDLGRNIRAGAHYTQFQVYDYDGDGRAEVAMKTADGTRSGTGQVIGSASADHRNSSGYVLAGPEYLTMFDGRTGAILSTVGYDPPRGTVSSWGDSYGNRVDRFLAGTAYLDGQRPSLIMARGYYTRAVIAAWDFRDGTLRRRWTFDSNASGNGAAAGQGNHQLSVADVDGDGRQEIVYGAATIDDNGRLLYSTGNGHGDALHVGDLDPSRPGLEVFKVDEDASKPSSWFADARTGQILWSTPASGDNGRGVSADIWAGSPGAESWSSAVAGLADTRGRNVGRKPSSANFLAWWDGDPVRELLDGTKIDKYGTGGDTRLLSGSGVSANNGTKSTPALSGDILGDWREEVIWRTTDSRALRVYSTPIATSTRIHTLMHDPQYRVAIAWQNTAYNQPPHPGFFLGDQMANPPTPNIYLR from the coding sequence ATGCACCAGTCCAGACATCGGTTGATCCTGCTCGCCGGTACGACCGCCGCCGCCGTCGCGGCCGGCACCCTCGGCACGGTCGTCGCCTCGGCCGCCGCCGCCGGCTGTCGGGTCGACTACCAGGTCACCAACCAGTGGCAGGGTGGCTTCGGCGCCGCCGTCACCGTCACCAACCTCGGCGACCCCGTCACCGGGTGGAGCCTCACCTGGTCGTACGCCGCCGGCCAGCAGGTCACCCAGGCGTGGAACGCAGCCGTCACCCAGACCGGCGCCCAGGTCACCGCGCGCAACGTCGACCACAACGCCGCCATCGCCACCAACGGCACAGCGGCCTTCGGCTTCAACGGCTCGTGGACCGGCGGCAACCCGGCGCCGGCCAGCTTCGCGCTCAACGGCGCCACCTGCACCGGCGCCGTACCCACCGCCGGCCCGACCACCACACCGCCGAGCACCCCACCCCCCACCACCGCGCCGCCGCCCTCGGCCGGAGCGGTGCAGATGGAGGATCTGGACCGGGGGCTGATCAGCGTCCGCTCCGGCAGCGGCAACCTGGTCTCCTGGCGGTTGCTCGGCACCGAGACCTCCGGCGTGGCGTTCAACCTCTACCGGGGCTCCACCAGGGTCAACGCCAGCCCGATCACCGGCGCCACCAGCTACCTCGACAGCGGTGCGGCGGCCGGCTCGGCGTACACCGTGCGCGCGGTGGTGGGCGGCGCCGAGCAGGCGGCCTCGGCGCCGGCGCTGCAGTTCCGCGACGGCTACCTGGACGTGCCGTTGCAGGTCCCGGCCGGTGGCAGCACCCCCACAGGCGAGAACTACACCTACAGCGCCAGCGACGCCTCCGTCGGCGACCTCGACGGTGACGGCAGCTACGAGATCGTGCTCAAGTGGGAGCCGTCGAACGCCAAGGACAACTCCCAGTCCGGCTACACCGGCAGCGTGTACGTCGACGCCTACACCCTCGCCGGCGCCCGGTTGTGGCGCGTCGACCTGGGCCGCAACATCCGCGCCGGGGCCCACTACACCCAGTTCCAGGTGTACGACTACGACGGCGACGGGCGCGCCGAGGTGGCCATGAAGACCGCCGACGGCACCCGCTCCGGCACCGGGCAGGTGATCGGATCCGCGTCGGCCGACCACCGCAACTCCAGCGGCTACGTGCTGGCCGGCCCGGAGTACCTGACCATGTTCGACGGCCGCACCGGCGCGATCCTCTCCACCGTCGGCTACGACCCGCCGCGCGGCACCGTGTCGTCCTGGGGTGACTCGTACGGCAACCGGGTGGACCGGTTCCTCGCCGGCACCGCCTACCTGGACGGGCAGCGCCCCTCGCTGATCATGGCACGGGGCTACTACACCCGCGCGGTGATCGCGGCCTGGGACTTCCGCGACGGCACGCTGCGCAGGCGCTGGACGTTCGACTCCAACGCCTCCGGCAACGGCGCCGCCGCCGGTCAGGGCAACCATCAGCTCTCCGTCGCCGACGTCGACGGCGACGGCCGCCAGGAGATCGTCTACGGCGCAGCCACCATCGACGACAACGGACGCCTGCTCTACTCGACGGGCAACGGGCACGGCGACGCCCTGCACGTCGGTGACCTCGACCCGAGCCGCCCCGGGCTGGAGGTGTTCAAGGTCGACGAGGACGCCAGCAAGCCCAGCTCCTGGTTCGCCGACGCCCGCACCGGCCAGATCCTCTGGTCCACGCCGGCCTCCGGCGACAACGGCCGGGGCGTCTCCGCGGACATCTGGGCGGGCAGCCCCGGCGCGGAGTCGTGGTCGTCGGCGGTCGCCGGGTTGGCCGACACCCGGGGGCGCAACGTCGGCCGCAAGCCGTCGTCGGCGAACTTCCTCGCCTGGTGGGACGGCGACCCGGTGCGGGAGCTGCTCGACGGCACGAAGATCGACAAGTACGGCACCGGCGGTGACACCCGGCTGCTCAGCGGCAGCGGGGTGTCGGCCAACAACGGCACCAAGTCCACACCGGCGCTGTCCGGCGACATCCTCGGCGACTGGCGCGAGGAGGTGATCTGGCGGACCACCGACAGCCGGGCACTGCGCGTCTACAGCACGCCCATCGCGACCAGCACCCGGATCCACACCCTGATGCACGACCCGCAGTACCGGGTGGCGATCGCCTGGCAGAACACCGCCTACAACCAGCCGCCGCACCCGGGGTTCTTCCTCGGCGACCAGATGGCGAACCCGCCCACCCCGAACATCTACCTACGCTGA
- a CDS encoding LLM class flavin-dependent oxidoreductase, with protein sequence MITVPLSVLDLAPVAKGTTAGAALQATTELARRTEELGYHRFWVAEHHNMPAIASSAPAVLLAHLAANTSTIRLGSGGVMLPNHAPLVVAEQFGTLEALHPGRIDLGIGRAPGTDQMTALALRRTMEGLSAEGFPNELADLMNYFSGERPGQIIATPGRGEQPAVWLLGSSGFSAQLAGLLGLPFSFAHHFSSANTLPALALYRQNFRPSQWLDKPYAMVAVNAVCAETDERAEWLAGPSALSFLKLRSGRPEPLSTPDEAAAYPYTEIEREFVLQRRDGQAMGSPETVRRQLTELVERTGADELMLTTLVYDVADRVRSYELIAEQVAGGLGRKA encoded by the coding sequence GTGATCACCGTACCGTTGTCTGTTCTTGATCTTGCTCCGGTCGCCAAGGGCACCACCGCTGGCGCCGCCTTGCAGGCCACCACCGAGTTGGCCCGCCGCACGGAGGAGTTGGGCTATCACCGTTTCTGGGTGGCCGAGCACCACAACATGCCGGCGATCGCGAGCTCCGCTCCCGCCGTGCTGCTCGCCCACCTGGCCGCGAACACCTCGACGATCCGGCTCGGGTCGGGCGGGGTGATGCTGCCCAACCACGCGCCGCTGGTGGTGGCCGAGCAGTTCGGCACCCTGGAGGCGTTGCACCCCGGCCGGATCGACCTGGGCATCGGCCGCGCGCCGGGCACCGACCAGATGACCGCGCTGGCGTTGCGCCGCACCATGGAGGGGCTCTCGGCCGAGGGCTTCCCGAACGAGCTGGCCGACCTGATGAACTACTTCAGCGGGGAACGGCCCGGGCAGATCATCGCCACCCCCGGGCGGGGTGAGCAGCCGGCCGTGTGGCTGCTCGGCTCCAGCGGCTTCAGCGCCCAACTGGCCGGCCTGCTCGGCCTGCCGTTCTCCTTCGCGCACCACTTCAGCTCGGCGAACACCCTGCCGGCGCTGGCGCTGTACCGGCAGAACTTCCGGCCGTCGCAGTGGCTGGACAAGCCGTACGCGATGGTCGCGGTCAACGCGGTCTGCGCGGAGACCGACGAGCGGGCCGAGTGGCTGGCCGGACCGAGCGCGCTGTCGTTCCTGAAGCTGCGCTCCGGCCGGCCGGAGCCACTGTCGACGCCCGACGAGGCGGCGGCCTACCCGTACACCGAGATCGAGCGGGAGTTCGTCCTGCAGCGCCGCGACGGTCAGGCGATGGGTTCGCCGGAGACGGTGCGCCGGCAGTTGACCGAGCTGGTGGAGCGCACCGGCGCGGACGAGCTGATGCTGACCACGCTGGTCTACGACGTGGCGGACCGGGTGCGCTCGTACGAGCTGATCGCCGAGCAGGTGGCGGGCGGCCTGGGCCGGAAGGCCTGA
- a CDS encoding Lrp/AsnC family transcriptional regulator, with protein MPPEPNDVRPYPALDEVDRAILTELATDGRLPNNALAERVGVAPSTCLTRTRALRERGAIRGFHAEVDPAALGLPLQALVSVRLTAHERAAVDAFRARSVRLPGVVSVFHVAGAEDYVLHVRAASGDALRDFVLDHLAVDPVVQHTQTSLIFEQARGMG; from the coding sequence ATGCCCCCTGAGCCGAACGATGTGCGGCCGTATCCGGCCCTGGACGAGGTGGACCGCGCGATCCTGACCGAGCTGGCCACGGACGGCCGGTTGCCGAACAACGCTCTCGCCGAGCGGGTGGGGGTGGCGCCCTCGACCTGCCTGACCCGCACCCGGGCGCTGCGCGAGCGCGGCGCGATCCGCGGGTTCCACGCCGAGGTGGACCCGGCCGCGCTCGGGCTGCCGTTGCAGGCGCTGGTGTCGGTACGGCTGACTGCGCACGAGCGGGCGGCGGTGGACGCGTTCCGGGCCCGCTCGGTGCGGCTGCCCGGGGTGGTGTCGGTGTTCCACGTCGCCGGCGCTGAGGACTACGTGCTGCACGTGCGGGCGGCGTCCGGGGACGCGCTGCGCGACTTCGTGCTGGACCACCTCGCCGTCGATCCGGTGGTGCAGCACACGCAGACCAGCCTGATCTTCGAGCAGGCCCGCGGGATGGGCTGA
- a CDS encoding trans-sulfuration enzyme family protein produces the protein MFDPTAMTMVDTTAVHAGRDDLRALGVHVPPIDLSTTNPLPSVDGGGDAYEQLATGGLLPAEGSAVYQRLWNPTVARFETALAELEGTAQAVAFASGMAALTATLLAATRNGHRHIVAVRPLYGGTDHVLATGLLGTTVTWARPDEVAAAIRPDTALVIVETPANPTLDLVDIAALATAAGDIPLLVDNTVATPVLQQPARHGAALVLHSATKSIGGHGDVLAGVVACDADWAVRLRQVRAITGAILHPLGGYLLHRGLQTLPLRVRAQQATAEKLAGWLADHPAVHRVHHPSVHDPAALVGRQMAGPGSLLAFEVRGGAPAAAAVAGACRLITHAVSLGGVDTLIQHPASLTHRPVEGDAKPAAALLRLSVGLEDPEDLRADLAQALAILG, from the coding sequence ATGTTCGACCCTACAGCCATGACGATGGTGGACACGACAGCCGTACACGCCGGCCGCGACGACCTGCGGGCGCTCGGCGTCCACGTACCGCCGATCGACCTGTCCACCACCAACCCGCTGCCCTCCGTGGACGGCGGCGGGGACGCCTACGAGCAACTCGCCACCGGCGGCCTCCTCCCCGCCGAAGGCAGCGCCGTCTACCAACGGCTGTGGAACCCGACCGTCGCCCGCTTCGAGACCGCCCTCGCCGAACTGGAAGGCACCGCCCAGGCCGTCGCCTTCGCCAGCGGCATGGCCGCGCTCACCGCCACCCTGCTCGCCGCCACCCGGAACGGCCACCGGCACATCGTCGCCGTCCGTCCGCTGTACGGCGGCACCGACCACGTGCTCGCCACCGGGCTGCTCGGCACCACCGTCACCTGGGCCCGCCCCGACGAGGTCGCCGCCGCCATCCGTCCGGACACCGCCCTGGTCATCGTCGAGACGCCCGCCAACCCCACCCTCGACCTGGTCGACATCGCCGCCCTCGCCACCGCCGCCGGCGACATCCCACTACTTGTCGACAACACAGTCGCCACCCCCGTGCTGCAACAGCCCGCCCGGCACGGCGCCGCACTCGTGCTGCACAGCGCCACCAAGAGCATCGGCGGGCACGGCGACGTCCTCGCCGGCGTCGTCGCCTGCGACGCCGACTGGGCCGTCCGGCTGCGCCAGGTCCGCGCGATCACCGGCGCGATCCTGCACCCGCTCGGCGGCTACCTGCTGCACCGCGGCCTGCAGACCCTGCCGCTGCGCGTCCGCGCCCAACAGGCCACCGCCGAGAAGCTCGCCGGCTGGCTCGCCGACCACCCGGCCGTACACCGCGTGCACCACCCGTCGGTGCACGACCCGGCGGCGCTGGTCGGCCGGCAGATGGCCGGGCCCGGCAGCCTGCTGGCCTTTGAGGTACGCGGCGGCGCGCCCGCCGCGGCCGCCGTCGCCGGCGCCTGCCGGCTGATCACCCACGCGGTGTCCCTCGGTGGCGTCGACACCCTGATCCAGCACCCCGCCTCGCTCACCCACCGGCCGGTCGAGGGCGACGCGAAGCCCGCCGCCGCGCTGCTGCGCCTCTCGGTCGGGCTGGAGGACCCCGAGGACCTGCGCGCCGACCTCGCCCAGGCGCTCGCCATCCTCGGCTGA